From the genome of Thermoflexus hugenholtzii, one region includes:
- the fabG gene encoding 3-oxoacyl-[acyl-carrier-protein] reductase, with amino-acid sequence MGNLEGRVAVVTGASRGLGRAIALELARRGARVVVNYRQNEAAAREVVEAIRAAGGEAIAVQADVSRYEEAERLIRAALEAFGRVDILVNNAGATRDNLLALMKEEDWDFILATNLKSAFNCTKAALRPMMRQRYGRIINITSIAGLVGNAGQTNYAAAKAGLIGFTKSLAKEVGSRNITVNAVAPGLIPTDLTEPLPQEFKEAALRMTPLGRLGTPEDVAYAVAFLASDEAAFITGHVLTVDGGMTCV; translated from the coding sequence ATGGGGAACCTGGAGGGCCGTGTGGCGGTGGTGACCGGAGCCTCACGGGGGCTGGGGCGGGCCATCGCCCTGGAGCTGGCCCGGCGGGGCGCCCGGGTTGTGGTGAACTACCGGCAGAACGAGGCCGCCGCCCGCGAGGTGGTGGAGGCCATCCGGGCCGCCGGCGGGGAAGCCATCGCCGTGCAGGCCGACGTCAGCCGCTATGAGGAAGCCGAGCGTCTGATCCGCGCTGCCCTGGAGGCCTTCGGCCGCGTGGACATCCTGGTCAACAACGCGGGGGCTACCCGGGATAACCTGCTGGCCCTGATGAAAGAGGAGGACTGGGATTTCATCCTGGCCACCAACCTGAAAAGCGCCTTCAACTGCACCAAGGCCGCCCTGCGGCCGATGATGCGGCAGCGCTACGGGCGCATCATCAACATCACCTCCATCGCCGGCCTGGTGGGCAACGCCGGTCAGACCAACTACGCCGCCGCCAAGGCCGGCCTCATCGGCTTCACGAAATCCCTGGCCAAAGAGGTGGGCTCCCGCAACATCACCGTCAACGCCGTGGCCCCCGGCCTGATCCCTACGGACCTGACAGAGCCCCTGCCCCAGGAGTTCAAGGAGGCGGCCCTGCGGATGACCCCCCTGGGGCGCCTGGGGACGCCGGAGGATGTGGCCTACGCGGTGGCCTTCCTGGCCTCCGACGAGGCGGCCTTCATCACCGGCCATGTCCTCACCGTGGACGGCGGGATGACATGCGTATGA
- a CDS encoding HEPN domain-containing protein: MASRWKDWYEQGKRDREWALLDTQYGYYEWACFTLQQSAGKVVKALGLALGLTLWGHSLTEMLKWIGQRIEVPPEILDDARLLDLYYIPPRYPNGFPSGKPADYFTETQARETLRAADRILRFCESHLPGSG; this comes from the coding sequence ATGGCCAGCCGCTGGAAGGACTGGTATGAGCAGGGGAAGCGGGATCGCGAATGGGCGCTCCTGGACACTCAGTATGGATACTACGAATGGGCGTGTTTCACGCTCCAGCAGTCCGCGGGGAAGGTCGTCAAGGCGCTGGGGCTCGCGCTGGGCCTGACGCTGTGGGGACATTCCCTGACCGAGATGCTGAAGTGGATCGGACAGCGGATTGAAGTTCCCCCTGAGATCCTGGATGATGCCCGATTGCTGGACCTTTATTACATCCCGCCTCGTTATCCGAACGGCTTCCCCTCCGGCAAGCCCGCGGATTACTTCACGGAAACCCAGGCCCGGGAGACGCTTCGTGCGGCGGATCGAATCCTCCGGTTCTGTGAAAGCCATCTCCCTGGATCGGGATGA
- the tatC gene encoding twin-arginine translocase subunit TatC: MRTPRLRSPGKAVKPRKVDQPRPLLEHLEELRQRLLRSLVALGIGTGVGLLIADRVIDVLAAPVGGRAGLVSVDVTESIAAYMRVALLSGFTLSFPYIVYQILAFIYVGLLPHERRIVLLLVPLATMLFVGGAAFTYFVMMPVAIPFLTTFAGIRTQPRPSTYLTFVVSLMFWLGLSFEMPLVAFALAKARLITARQLLRGWRFAVLAIAVLAAAITPTVDPVNMSIVMLPLLGLYLLSVLLAALA; encoded by the coding sequence ATGCGGACCCCTCGTCTTCGGAGCCCGGGGAAGGCCGTTAAGCCCCGAAAGGTGGATCAGCCCCGGCCGCTGCTGGAGCATCTGGAGGAGCTGCGCCAGCGGCTGCTGCGGAGCCTGGTCGCCCTGGGGATCGGCACCGGGGTGGGGTTGCTCATCGCGGACCGGGTGATCGACGTCCTGGCGGCGCCGGTGGGCGGGCGGGCCGGGCTGGTCTCGGTGGACGTCACGGAGAGCATCGCCGCCTATATGCGCGTGGCCCTGCTCTCCGGGTTCACCCTGTCCTTCCCCTACATCGTCTATCAGATCCTCGCCTTCATCTACGTAGGGTTGCTCCCCCACGAACGACGGATCGTCCTCCTCCTGGTGCCCCTGGCCACCATGCTCTTCGTGGGAGGCGCCGCCTTCACGTATTTCGTGATGATGCCGGTGGCCATCCCCTTCCTCACCACCTTCGCCGGCATCCGGACCCAGCCCCGGCCCTCCACGTATCTCACCTTTGTGGTCTCCCTGATGTTCTGGCTGGGCTTGAGCTTCGAGATGCCGCTTGTGGCCTTCGCCCTGGCCAAGGCCCGCCTCATCACCGCCCGCCAGCTGCTGCGCGGGTGGCGTTTCGCCGTGCTGGCCATCGCCGTCCTCGCCGCCGCCATCACGCCCACGGTGGACCCGGTCAACATGAGCATCGTGATGTTGCCGCTGCTCGGGCTTTACCTGCTCAGCGTGCTGCTGGCTGCCCTGGCATAA
- the miaB gene encoding tRNA (N6-isopentenyl adenosine(37)-C2)-methylthiotransferase MiaB — protein sequence MRYYIHTFGCQMNVADSERLASALEKLGYQMAERPEQADVLVVNTCVVRRSAEEKAYGWLHMVRPLKERRPDRVVAVMGCLVGVKGNEGLRRAFPWVDVFMPPADPRPLVEFLARRVDEGRAVEDLERMVRYALQDEELVLPLSERGRKVTAYVPVVHGCSFGCTFCIIPYRRGPERSRPVGQVVAEVRALAEQGVREVTLLGQIVDRYGKDIPDGPDLADLLRAVHEVEGIQRIRFLTSHPSFMTDRIIEAVAELPKVCEHIEIPVQAGNDEVLARMRRGYTVADYKRVVEKIRRRIPNASIATDIIVGFCGETEEQFMDTYRLVEELEFDVVHIAKYSPRPGTVAWRTMADDVPPEEKERRFRMLEELYERISRRKNEALIGQTVEILVEDRNEKGKWFGRTRNNKLVFFEDGDRDWRGQLVSVRITAAGPWSLQGVPVEPSLEPGRSPR from the coding sequence ATGCGGTATTACATCCACACCTTCGGCTGCCAGATGAACGTGGCCGACAGCGAGCGGCTGGCCTCGGCCCTGGAGAAGCTTGGCTATCAGATGGCCGAGCGGCCGGAGCAGGCCGACGTGCTGGTCGTCAACACCTGCGTCGTCCGCCGGTCGGCCGAGGAGAAGGCCTACGGGTGGCTCCACATGGTCCGGCCCCTCAAGGAGCGGCGGCCGGACCGCGTGGTGGCGGTCATGGGCTGTCTGGTGGGCGTGAAGGGCAACGAGGGGCTGCGCCGGGCCTTCCCCTGGGTGGACGTCTTCATGCCCCCGGCGGACCCCCGGCCGCTGGTGGAGTTCCTGGCCCGGCGGGTCGATGAGGGCCGGGCGGTGGAGGACCTGGAGCGCATGGTCCGCTACGCGCTCCAGGACGAGGAGCTGGTGCTGCCCCTCTCGGAGCGGGGCCGCAAGGTGACGGCCTACGTGCCGGTGGTCCACGGCTGCTCCTTCGGTTGCACCTTCTGCATCATCCCCTACCGCCGCGGCCCGGAGCGCAGCCGCCCGGTGGGCCAGGTGGTGGCCGAGGTGCGCGCCCTGGCCGAGCAGGGCGTCCGGGAGGTCACCTTGCTGGGCCAGATCGTCGACCGCTACGGGAAGGACATCCCCGACGGCCCGGACCTGGCGGACCTGCTGCGGGCGGTCCATGAGGTGGAGGGCATCCAGCGCATCCGCTTCCTCACCTCCCATCCCAGCTTCATGACCGACCGGATCATCGAGGCGGTGGCGGAGCTGCCCAAGGTCTGCGAGCACATCGAGATCCCGGTTCAGGCGGGCAACGATGAGGTGCTGGCCCGCATGCGCCGGGGCTACACCGTGGCCGACTACAAGCGCGTGGTGGAGAAGATCCGCCGGCGCATCCCCAACGCCTCCATCGCCACGGACATCATCGTCGGCTTCTGCGGCGAAACCGAGGAGCAGTTCATGGACACCTACCGGCTGGTGGAGGAGCTGGAGTTCGACGTGGTGCACATCGCCAAATACTCCCCCCGGCCGGGGACGGTGGCCTGGCGCACCATGGCCGACGACGTGCCGCCCGAGGAGAAAGAGCGCCGCTTCCGCATGCTGGAGGAGCTTTACGAGCGGATCTCCCGCCGCAAGAACGAGGCCCTCATCGGGCAGACGGTGGAGATCCTGGTGGAGGACCGCAACGAGAAGGGCAAGTGGTTCGGGCGGACCCGCAACAACAAGCTGGTCTTCTTCGAGGACGGCGACCGCGACTGGCGAGGGCAGCTGGTCTCCGTCCGCATCACCGCCGCCGGCCCCTGGTCCCTCCAGGGAGTCCCCGTGGAGCCCAGTCTGGAGCCCGGTCGATCCCCACGCTGA
- a CDS encoding Asp23/Gls24 family envelope stress response protein, with translation MGGVEEHAPIPGRVIVAPEVLRTIVRQAALQVPGVARLAPMRVGPWPLAEGVRLTVVEDRVRVDVALVVRPEARFREVARQVQEEVARALRDLTGLEVEAVNILIADVEVEARGPSTASGSEERP, from the coding sequence ATGGGTGGGGTGGAGGAGCACGCGCCGATCCCCGGCCGTGTCATCGTCGCCCCCGAGGTGCTGCGAACCATCGTCCGGCAGGCCGCCCTGCAGGTCCCCGGGGTCGCGCGCCTGGCCCCGATGCGGGTCGGGCCCTGGCCCCTCGCCGAAGGGGTCCGTCTGACGGTGGTGGAAGATCGGGTGCGGGTGGACGTCGCCCTGGTGGTGCGTCCGGAGGCCCGCTTCCGCGAGGTCGCCCGACAGGTCCAGGAGGAGGTGGCCCGGGCCCTTCGGGACCTGACCGGCCTGGAGGTCGAGGCGGTCAACATCCTGATCGCGGACGTGGAGGTGGAAGCCCGTGGCCCGTCGACCGCCTCCGGCTCGGAAGAACGACCCTGA
- a CDS encoding nucleotidyltransferase domain-containing protein, with protein MRRIESSGSVKAISLDRDELLRRLREAAAEALEAFPELLEMRLIGSLATGTATGTSDVDLLLRVREISGNHLEAMKPYFFFFSRRLEVALDLLLTGPDLPPGLEEALRGSILLARRGEPEGTPG; from the coding sequence GTGCGGCGGATCGAATCCTCCGGTTCTGTGAAAGCCATCTCCCTGGATCGGGATGAGCTCCTCCGACGGTTGCGGGAGGCGGCCGCCGAGGCGCTGGAGGCCTTCCCGGAGCTCCTGGAGATGCGGCTGATCGGCTCCCTGGCGACCGGGACGGCCACCGGGACCAGCGATGTGGATCTGCTGCTTCGGGTGCGGGAGATCTCCGGAAACCACCTGGAAGCCATGAAGCCCTATTTTTTCTTCTTCTCTCGCCGTCTGGAGGTGGCCCTGGACCTCTTGCTAACGGGTCCAGATCTTCCCCCCGGGCTGGAGGAGGCGTTGCGGGGAAGCATCCTGCTGGCCCGGCGCGGCGAACCGGAAGGGACACCGGGCTGA
- a CDS encoding cyclic 2,3-diphosphoglycerate synthase, with product MADRIRVIIMGAAGRDFHNFNVFFRDNPDYEVVAFTAAQIPNIEGRRYPPELAGPLYPEGIPIRPEEELPELIRRFRVDRVVFAYSDVSHEYVMHRASIAHAAGADFWLMGPRATQLKSRKPVVSIGAVRTGSGKSPTTRRVARLLRELGWRPVIVRHPMPYGDLRKQVVQRFASFEDLDRYECTIEEREEYEPHLANGFIVYAGVDYERILRAAEEEGDLILWDGGNNDFPFFVPDLHIVVADPHRPGHELRYHPGEANLRMADVVVINKIDTASPEAIHQVRENVRQVNPRAVLIEAAMPIFVEEPNAIRGRRVLVVEDGPTLTHGEMAYGAGMVAARRFGAAEILDPRPYAVGSIREVYQRYPQTGPVLPAMGYGAAQIRELEETINRAPCDLVLTATPVDLTRILRVRHPVLRVRYEIQEIGRPTLADVLMERLGRGPQPPDSGAGRN from the coding sequence ATGGCCGATCGCATCCGCGTGATCATCATGGGCGCCGCCGGAAGGGATTTCCACAATTTCAACGTCTTCTTCCGGGACAACCCGGATTACGAGGTGGTGGCCTTCACGGCCGCCCAGATCCCGAACATCGAAGGGCGCCGGTATCCGCCCGAGCTGGCCGGCCCCCTGTATCCCGAGGGCATCCCCATCCGCCCCGAGGAGGAGCTCCCGGAGCTCATCCGCCGCTTTCGGGTCGATCGCGTGGTCTTCGCCTACAGCGACGTCAGCCACGAGTATGTGATGCATCGGGCCAGCATCGCCCACGCGGCCGGGGCGGATTTCTGGCTGATGGGCCCCCGCGCCACCCAGCTGAAATCCCGCAAACCCGTGGTCTCCATCGGCGCGGTGCGCACCGGCAGCGGCAAAAGCCCCACCACCCGCCGGGTGGCCCGGCTGCTGCGGGAGCTCGGCTGGCGTCCGGTCATCGTGCGCCACCCGATGCCCTACGGCGACCTGCGCAAACAGGTCGTGCAGCGCTTCGCCTCCTTCGAGGACCTGGATCGCTACGAGTGCACCATCGAGGAACGGGAGGAATACGAGCCTCATCTGGCCAACGGCTTCATCGTCTACGCGGGGGTGGACTACGAGCGGATCCTGCGGGCGGCGGAGGAGGAGGGGGATCTGATTCTCTGGGACGGGGGGAACAACGACTTCCCCTTCTTCGTCCCCGACCTCCACATCGTGGTGGCGGATCCCCACCGCCCGGGCCACGAGCTGCGCTACCATCCCGGCGAGGCCAACCTGCGCATGGCCGACGTGGTGGTGATCAACAAGATCGACACCGCCTCCCCGGAGGCCATCCATCAGGTCCGGGAGAACGTCCGGCAGGTCAACCCCCGGGCGGTCCTCATCGAGGCCGCCATGCCCATCTTCGTGGAGGAACCCAACGCCATCCGCGGCCGGCGGGTCCTGGTGGTGGAGGACGGGCCCACCCTCACCCACGGGGAGATGGCCTACGGGGCGGGGATGGTCGCCGCCCGCCGCTTCGGGGCGGCGGAGATCCTGGACCCCCGGCCTTACGCGGTGGGCAGCATCCGGGAGGTCTACCAGCGCTATCCCCAGACCGGGCCGGTGCTCCCGGCCATGGGCTACGGCGCCGCGCAGATCCGCGAGCTGGAGGAGACCATCAACCGGGCTCCCTGCGACCTCGTGCTAACGGCCACGCCGGTGGATCTGACCCGCATCCTGCGGGTGCGTCATCCCGTGCTCCGGGTGCGCTACGAGATCCAGGAGATCGGCCGCCCCACCCTGGCCGACGTGCTGATGGAGCGCCTGGGGCGCGGCCCGCAGCCGCCGGATTCTGGTGCAGGCCGGAATTGA
- the nusB gene encoding transcription antitermination factor NusB yields MARRPPPARKNDPEGGAREGGGIPLLRRARMVALQALYEIDAAGHPPGEVLATRFQAEPLPAEARAFVQEIVTGVLAHREEIDRLIQRYAPAWPVAQMAIIDRNILRMAIFEFVIARRTSPAVAINEAVELGKLFGSDSTPRFVNGVLGSIADEIEGGDGSGA; encoded by the coding sequence GTGGCCCGTCGACCGCCTCCGGCTCGGAAGAACGACCCTGAAGGAGGCGCCCGGGAGGGCGGGGGGATCCCGCTGCTGCGGCGGGCCCGCATGGTGGCCCTGCAAGCCCTTTATGAGATCGACGCCGCCGGCCACCCGCCCGGCGAGGTCCTCGCGACCCGCTTCCAGGCGGAGCCCTTGCCCGCCGAGGCTCGCGCCTTCGTCCAGGAGATCGTCACCGGGGTCCTCGCCCACCGCGAGGAGATCGACCGGCTGATCCAGCGCTACGCCCCGGCGTGGCCGGTGGCCCAGATGGCCATCATCGACCGCAACATCCTGCGCATGGCCATCTTTGAATTCGTCATCGCCCGGCGCACGAGCCCGGCGGTGGCCATCAATGAGGCCGTGGAGCTGGGGAAGCTCTTCGGCTCCGACAGCACCCCGCGCTTCGTCAACGGCGTGCTGGGCAGCATCGCCGATGAGATCGAAGGGGGAGATGGGAGCGGGGCCTGA